One genomic window of Leptolyngbya sp. 'hensonii' includes the following:
- a CDS encoding DNA-binding protein, with protein sequence MASITIDLSDSQFQKLQDLARVHGIATEVLLKASLEDWLNVQKGDFVNAADYVLRKNTELYRRLA encoded by the coding sequence GTGGCTTCTATCACAATTGATCTTTCAGACAGCCAATTCCAAAAGTTACAAGATTTAGCAAGAGTGCATGGCATTGCGACTGAAGTGCTTTTGAAGGCAAGCCTGGAGGATTGGCTAAATGTACAAAAAGGCGATTTTGTTAATGCAGCCGATTATGTGTTGAGGAAAAACACTGAACTATATAGGCGTTTGGCATGA